The sequence AAACGTGCTTCTTCACGACCTGCAATAATTTCAATTGGTTTAGGCAAAATTTCCATCGCCTTTTGGATAAATTCGTGTCCATTTTTGGCTTGACGTAAAGCATTGGTTGCCACAATACGCAAACGATTGGGATTGACTGCTCCTAAACGTTGTACAAAACGTGATAAACACGCCAAACCACGCTGTTGTGCTGTTTCAGTTAAATTACGATTTTCGTCTAAACCCGCTGCAAGCTGTACTTTTTCAGACATCGATACAACTTTTTTTACTTCACCATGATCTACACGAGCAATCGCTAAATGGAAACTATTTGACCCCATATCGATTGCTGCAAGTAATTCTTCATCAACCAAAAAATCAGACATGATTCTCAACACAAAATATCAAAATAAAATTATGGGATAGATTAAAACAATCTGCACTTTTTTTAAAGACTTTTTTGATAAAGAACCATGATTTTTTATATATTTTGAGCATTTTATTCATAAAAATTCTTAGTATTAATCATTACACAATATAAAACATATGAGCAAATTATAGCAATAGTCAAATTAAATCTTTGCTTTATCGGATTTTTTTTAGATATAGTTCACATTAAGTGAAAAAAACTTAATTTACCCTATTGTCAAAACAATAACATTTCATTTATGATAAATTCATCATTTATCCTATATTGCTCAAAAATAGTAACAGGATACTCGTTGAACAATGTGATTTAAATTAAATCACCATAGATTAAACTTTTTTAGGAGTCACAACATGGCACTAAATATGAAACCTTTAGCTATCGCAACTCTTACCATGATGGCACTTGGCTTAACTGCGTGTAATAATGCTGAACAACCAAAAGCAAGCGGTGAAGCTACACCAGCAACAACTGAAAGCACATTAGATAAAATTAAAAAATCAGGTACAATCGTTTTAGGACACCGAGATTCATCAATTCCATTTTCTTATATCGCTGATAATCCAAATCAACCAGTGGGTTATGCACATGACTTACAATTAAAAGTGGTTGAAGCCGTAAAACAAAAATTAGGTATGCCTGACCTAAAAGTGCGTTATAACCTTGTTACCTCACAAACACGTATACCATTGGTACAAAATGGTACAGTAGATTTAGAATGTGGTTCAACAACGAACAACCCTGAACGTCAGCAACAAGTTGATTTCTCTGTTGGTTTCTTTGAAATCGGTACTCGTTTATTAGTAGCAAAAGATTCTCCTATTAAAGATTTTGCTGACTTAAAAGGAAAAACTTTAGTAACAACTGCAGGCACTACATCTGAACGTTATATCCGTAAATATAATGAAGATAACAAATTAAATATCAACATTATTTCTGCAAAAGACCACGGCGAAGCATTCTTAATGCTTGAAAATGGTCGTGCTGAAGCATTTATGATGGACGATGTATTATTGGCAGGCGAAAAAGCAAAATCGAAAGACCCAAGCAAATGGGAAATCGTAGGTACACCACAAACTTTCGAAATTTATGGCTGTATGATGCGTAAAGGCGATACTGCATTTAAAGAAGTAGTTGATGGTGCATTAAAAGAAACCTATAAATCAGGTGAAATTAACAAGATTTATGAGCAATGGTTTACAAGCCCAATTCCACCAAAAAATGTGAATATGAGCTTTGCTATGTCTGATAACTTAAAAGAGTTATTGGCAAATCCACATGATGGCGACCAACCTAAAAAAGCTGGTGATACTCCAGCCGAAGCTCCAAAAACTGAAGAAAAGCCAGCTGAACAAGTAGCAAATAAACCTGCTGATGCTCAAACTGCAAAACAGTAATTCAAGCATAAACAACTTAAATTGCTTATTTTAAATTAATGAAATAAGCAATTTAACAAAAACTAACCTAAGCCTGAGATTATAACAAGATGTTACCTATCTCAATGATTAGGTTAGTTTTTTTAATTCAACCATTTCAAGAGAGATATGCTATGAATTATAACTGGAATTGGGGAGTACTCTTCCAATCAACAGGTGTTGGTAATGAACTATATTGGCATTGGCTAGTAACTGGCTTTGGTTGGTTATTACTGATTGGTAGTATTGGGTGGACAATTGCGATGGTTATTGGTACGGTACTTGGTATCATGCGTACTCTACCAAGCAAAACAGCACAAAATATTGCCATTGCTTATGTTGGTTTTTTTCGTAATATTCCATTATTAATCCAACTATTTTTTTGGTTTTATGTAGTACCAACTTTATTATCGCCAAGTTTACAAAAATGGTGGTATCAAGATTTAAGCCCAAGCACGACTGCAATGTTATCAGCAAGTTTAGGTTTAGGCTTATTTACGGCAGCCCGTATTATCGAACAAGTGCGTACAGGTATTCAATCTCTGCCTAAAGGTCAATCAAATGCAGCTTATGCGTTAGGTTTTAGTACATCGCAAGTGTATCGTTATGTATTATTACCTCAAGGTTTCCGTGTGATTTTACCACCTTTAAGCTCTGAATTAACCAACTGCTTTAAAAATGCTTCTGTAGCTTCATTAGTCGGTGTGGCTGAACTCATTAGTCAAACCAAAACTATTAGTGAATACACGCAAAATAATTTTGAAGTTTATACTTATGCAACGATTATCTATTTGATTTTTAATTTAACGTTAATTTTCTTAATGGGTCGTTTAGAAAAACGTTTGCGTATTCCTGGACAAATTAGTGGGGGATAGTGCATGAATCTCGTTGAATTACAAACAGCTCTACCAACTTTGTGGAGCGGTTTAATGATTACCTTTAAGGTATTGGCTTTTGCTGTTGTTGGTGGTTTAGCACTTGGTACAGTATTGGCTCTAATGCGTTTATCGGGTCAAAAATGGTTATCCATTCCTGCAACATTGTACGTCAATTTTTTCCGCTCTGTTCCCTTACTGTTAGTCTTGTTATGGTTCTATTTCGCTGTACCAATGCTTTACAATTTAGTTACGGGTAGCTATTTAACCATTGATACCAAATTTACTTCATGCGTAATTGCCTTTATGGTGTTTGAAGCAGCGTACTTTTCAGAAATCGTGCGTGCAGGTATTCAGTCGATTGGTAAAGGACAAATTAATGCAGCCAAAGCACTCGGTATGACCTATAGTCAAACCATGCGTTTAGTGATTTTGCCACAGGCATTCCGTAAAATGTTACCGTTGGTATTACAACAAACCATTATTTTATTCCAAGATACCACCTTAGTATTTGCCATTGGGTTGGTTGATTTCTTCCGTGCAAGTTATGTTCGTGGCGAACTGATGGGCTTCTTAGAGCATTATATTTTATTGGCAGGATTCGTCTATTTTATGATTTGTTTTCCTGCTTCTATTCTGGTCAATCGCTTACAAAAACGTCTGCGTATCCAATAACTTATTTTTAGAGATTTTCAATTATGGCTGTTGTTACAAAAATTAATGAAACTACATGGCTCAATGAATTTGGCGGTTTAGTATCTAATGAAGGTCATGCTAGCAAAGAAATCATGATTAATATCAATAATATCAGCAAATGGTATGGCGATTTCAAAGTTTTAACTGATTGTACCGCACATATCCATAAAGGTGATGTAGTTGTAGTTTGTGGACCATCAGGTAGTGGTAAATCCACTTTAATTAAAACTGTAAATGGTTTAGAGCCGTTCCAAGCTGGTGAAATTTTAGTTGATGGTGTTTCTGTTGGTGATAAAAAAACTGACTTAGCAAAATTACGTAGTCGTGTGGGTATGGTCTTCCAACATTTTGAATTATTTCCACATTTATCGATTACCGATAATTTGACTATTGCTCAAATTAAAGTGTTAGGTCGTAGTGAAGAGGAAGCCAAGAAAAAAGGCTTAGCTTATTTAGACCGTGTGGGTTTATCAGCACATGCAAAAAAATTCCCTGCTGAATTATCAGGCGGTCAGC comes from Moraxella sp. ZY210820 and encodes:
- a CDS encoding amino acid ABC transporter permease, translated to MNLVELQTALPTLWSGLMITFKVLAFAVVGGLALGTVLALMRLSGQKWLSIPATLYVNFFRSVPLLLVLLWFYFAVPMLYNLVTGSYLTIDTKFTSCVIAFMVFEAAYFSEIVRAGIQSIGKGQINAAKALGMTYSQTMRLVILPQAFRKMLPLVLQQTIILFQDTTLVFAIGLVDFFRASYVRGELMGFLEHYILLAGFVYFMICFPASILVNRLQKRLRIQ
- a CDS encoding glutamate/aspartate ABC transporter substrate-binding protein — protein: MALNMKPLAIATLTMMALGLTACNNAEQPKASGEATPATTESTLDKIKKSGTIVLGHRDSSIPFSYIADNPNQPVGYAHDLQLKVVEAVKQKLGMPDLKVRYNLVTSQTRIPLVQNGTVDLECGSTTNNPERQQQVDFSVGFFEIGTRLLVAKDSPIKDFADLKGKTLVTTAGTTSERYIRKYNEDNKLNINIISAKDHGEAFLMLENGRAEAFMMDDVLLAGEKAKSKDPSKWEIVGTPQTFEIYGCMMRKGDTAFKEVVDGALKETYKSGEINKIYEQWFTSPIPPKNVNMSFAMSDNLKELLANPHDGDQPKKAGDTPAEAPKTEEKPAEQVANKPADAQTAKQ
- a CDS encoding amino acid ABC transporter permease gives rise to the protein MNYNWNWGVLFQSTGVGNELYWHWLVTGFGWLLLIGSIGWTIAMVIGTVLGIMRTLPSKTAQNIAIAYVGFFRNIPLLIQLFFWFYVVPTLLSPSLQKWWYQDLSPSTTAMLSASLGLGLFTAARIIEQVRTGIQSLPKGQSNAAYALGFSTSQVYRYVLLPQGFRVILPPLSSELTNCFKNASVASLVGVAELISQTKTISEYTQNNFEVYTYATIIYLIFNLTLIFLMGRLEKRLRIPGQISGG
- a CDS encoding amino acid ABC transporter ATP-binding protein, which codes for MININNISKWYGDFKVLTDCTAHIHKGDVVVVCGPSGSGKSTLIKTVNGLEPFQAGEILVDGVSVGDKKTDLAKLRSRVGMVFQHFELFPHLSITDNLTIAQIKVLGRSEEEAKKKGLAYLDRVGLSAHAKKFPAELSGGQQQRVAIARALSMDPIAMLFDEPTSALDPEMIQEVLEVMVELAKEGMTMMCVTHEMGFARQVANRIIFMDGGHVVENCSREEFFSGARSERAKDFLSKILNH